From Chryseotalea sp. WA131a:
ACGGCTCAATTAAATTGCAAGAGAACTGTATGACAACAGCTGATGATAGGCGGGAGTCTGTCAGTTCACTAACCCACGTGTGGGGGAGGTTTGTCCCTATCAATACCAAGTCACCAGAAGTAAAGTCCTGATAGCTATCTCCAACAAATCGTTTTCCGCTGCCCCTGGTGATCAGAGTCAATTCGTATTCCGGATGATAGTGCCATTTGAATTTAAATTGTTTGGTACTAAATGAATAGGCTAAAAACGATTGATCTTTCTTTTTTGATTGGATATCTTCAAAGGAAGCCTTCATGGTACAAAATGGATACGAATATCGCCACTACTTGATATTTATGTACAATATAGTGCTATTATTCGATTATTTTGTTTCGATTCAGTTATTTCAGAATGGATATGTTTGTTAATAATTTAAATCACATGGCTAAAGCATTTAATCTATTAACCTTTGTTTTTTTAGGCACTATTCTAGTCACAAGCTGCTCTGAACAACGCTCAGGACAACTTCAAGAAACTGAACAACACCAAGGTCTGTCTGAAAAACTTCAGCTCTTGCGCCTTTCAGAAATTAAACCAAGCGGTTGGCTTAAGCAGCAAATGGATGGAGATTTGGATGGCTTCACCGGGCATTTGGATAGCATCGTGCCCGACTTGATTTTGAAAGATGATATTTATGGAAAGGACAGACTTTCAAAAAAAGTGAAAACGAAAGACGTGGGGGCTATCACTGATGATGGCCAGTGGCAGGTTCAATTTCTTTGGTGGAACTCAGAAACCCAAAGCAATTGGTGGGACGGCTACCTACGTCACGCAATTCTAACGGGCAATGCTTATCACTTGGCAAGAGCAGAAAAATATGTAAACAGAATACTACAGACGCAAGATGAGGATGGTTACTTAGGAATCTATGATCAAGAACTGAGGTATAAATTTGACAATGAAAATGGGGAGCTTTGGTCCAAAACAACCTTGCTCAGAGGACTTTTAGGTTGGTATGAATATACAAAAAACGAGAAAGTGCTAGCGGCAATAGAAAGAGCCGCTAAAAACATCGTCAACAATTATCCAATAAATGCTTCTCATCCATTCTACTCTACCAATCCCGATGCCAGTGGATTGACACATGGGTTAATGATTACGGACGTATTTGAACGAGTGTATCAACTCACTAAAAAAAGTGAGTACAAAACCTATTGTGTTTTTCTTTATAAAGATTTTTCTGCGAATAAACTGAACGAAGATGCACAGATACCGAAATTGATGGATAGTGCTTATAAACTTCGCGGGCATGGCGCGCATACGTATGAGCACCTCCGTGCATTGTCGGCAGCGGCTTATTCATCCGAAGATCCTGAATTAATGAAAGCATTGGATAACTTCCTTAAGAAAATTGCTGGCACAACAGCTCCCTCAGGTGGGCCGATAGGAGACGAATGGATCAGCCAACGGGAAGCGGATGCAACCACTACTGGCTATGAGTTTTGTTCTACACACGAGTTGATGCATTCCTATATAAGTCTACTAGGAAAAACTGGCGCTATGGAGTACGCAGAAAAAGTGGAGCGGGTATTTTTTAATGCTGCACAAGGTGCTCGACACCCCCAATACAGTGCGATTGCCTATTTAAAAACGGATAACTCTTTCTCGATGAACGGTAAGCGTAATGATGATACCACTCAGCCAAAACAAACGCGTTATAAGTATTCACCGGCTCATCAGGATGCTGCGGTTTGTTGTGTGCCGAATGCTGGCCGGATAGGACCCTACTACGTTCAAAGTATGTGGATGAAAGACTCTGAGGGCTTGGTTGCCACTTTATTGGGGCCATCCGAAGTAAGCACTGAAATAAACGGTGAAAATGTGTTGATCAAAGAAATAACAGAATATCCTTACGGTAATTCCATACGATTTGTGGTAGAAAAAAATGGCAAAAAGACACTAACACTGAAAATCCGTAAGCCTTCTTGGGCGGATGAGATTAAATCTTCTGTGGATTACAAAAAAGAGGGTGATCTTCTTGTCTTCCGATCTGAAAAGGAGTTGACAGACTTTGAATTGACCTTTAAAACTAGTGTGAAAGAGCACTTATTCAAGAAGAAAGAGGTTTATTTCACCTATGGATCATTGGTCTACGCGTTACCAATTTCCAGTCAAGAGACAATTAGTAAGAATTTCCCGATATCGGGATTTCATGATTACCAATATAGCCCTAGCCCTCTTGGTTTTGCAAGATACCTCTTGCCAGCCGCGTCAAATTTGGTGGGCGATGACTCTAAAATAACAGGTGTTTTTCTGAACGAAAGAACCCGAAAACAGGAAAATCGCGAGCTTGTACCAATGGGCAAGTCGATTCTGCGGCAGGTTACCTTTCAAAGAGAATAGGATGTGAAACAACGAGGCTAAATGTTCGTTTTTGGTCATCGATAAATTGGTATATTGGTAGATATAGGTTGTCACTAATTAACGGTGATCGCCATGAGATTTTTACTTTTTTTGCCAGTTGGTTTTTATGTTTTTTGTCCCACGCTCAATCAGTAGAAATATATCCTCCACATAGGTGGGTGGACATGAAGTTAAATACCGTTCAGGTATTGGTGAGAAGCACAGATCCGACATTTAGCAAGCAGACTTTTACAGTTAATTATCGGTTGGACACGTATTTGTATAACGATTTGAATTTTATGAATCGTTGTAATGCAACCCTGTATGCCGAGTATCCGAAGCTTACCATTTTTGGCGAGCTGTGGGTACATGGCGTACCCTCACAATCCTATGCCGAGCAAACATCCAAATTCACTACGGCTATCGATGTATTGAGTAGTAATTCATTTGACCTCTCCACAAAGACCAAAATCCCCACTAAAACCATGTGGGTGCTGGAGTTAAAAAAATAGAATAGTGCCAAAATACAATTATTAACGCTTGGCTTTCAAATACCTCGTTGACTAAGCTTTCGTAATTGTGTGATACAAGATACAACTGCTTAAAACTAAGACATACTGGACTTATTTAAACAACTATAAGACTTGACATGTCAATATAGTGTCGGTCTTTGCCGTTAAGTTGAATGTTCAATAGAGTAATCAAGGTAATTTTGATGAAAACAAAATCAGCCATGCAACCTTCAGTTTCTATTTTAAAGTTCTTAGATGAGCCTTACACGTTAACGGCCGAGCAGGTATCTTTCTATCAAAAAAATAGATATATCAAGTTGAAACACGTGCTGAATCAAGAAACACTTGATTTTTTCAACAACGCAATTACTATTCGGGTAAATCAAATGAAAACCATTGATACCCCTCTGGAGCAGCGAAGCACTTATGGAAAAGCATTTTTGCAATTGTTCAATCTTTGGTGCGAAGATGAAGTCGTGAAGAAGTTGATTTTTAGTAAGCGTCTGGGAAAAATCGCTTCCGATTTGATGCAAACTGATGGGGTTAGAATTTACCACGACCAGGCACTTTTTAAAGAGGGTGGTGGCGGAATTACGCCTTGGCATGCCGATCAATATTATTGGCCATCACAAACTGATAAAACAGTTACTGCTTGGATGCCATTGCAAGCGACACCACTGGAGCTAGGACCGCTTGAATTTAGTGCAGCAAGCCATCAGATTGTGGAAGGAAGAGAACTTGAAATAGGCGATGAAAGTGAAGCCGTTATTCAACAAAAACTTCGGGTTACGGATTTCAAACATGTGATTGAACCTTTTGATGCCGGTGAGATAAGTTTTCATTCAGGATGGGTGTTTCATCGAGCAGGAGCCAATGTGACTAATCAAATGCGCAAGGTGATGACCATTATTTTTATGGACAAAGACATGAAGTTGAAGGCACCGGAAAATAAAAATCAAATTAACGACTGGAATACATGGTGCCCTGGGGCAACTGTCGGGGAAGTAATTAACAGCCCGATTAACCCGATCATTTATCAACGCTAGTCTTGATGGAGATCAAGTTTGTCTGCCCGTATTGGGGTCAAGAGGGAACATCACCTTCCGACTTTTTCAGGTGTATTCTGCAGGAGGGTTATGACGGTGTGGAGATAAACATGCCCAATTCATCGGATTTTACAAAGGAATTTCAAATTGAATTGGAATACGCGCGTAAAATGGACAAGAACTTTGTCTTCATTGCACAACAAGTTCTCCCTTTACGGCAAGAGAGCGTTGAGGAATATGCTACTCGCTTAAAAAAGCGACTTGATACTATTGTTGCGCTCAAACCAAATTTCATCAATAGTCACACAGGAAAAGATTATTTTTCATTTGATGATAATTGTAGGATTATTGAAATGGTTGAAAACATAGCACAGCAGTCGGGAATACAAATTTTACATGAGACTCACCGCGGACGTTTTACTTACCATGCTGCTTCATTGCTTCCCTACTTAGAACGATTTCCACAACTTAAACTAACAGCAGACTTTTCACATTGGTGCACTGTCTCCGAAAGCCTTTTGAACGATCAAAATGAAATAGTTGATAAAGTAATTCCTTTCGTTTACCATCTTCATGCCCGCGTGGGCTACGAGCATTCGCCACAAGTGAATGATCCTTTTGCTCCTGAATGGAAGTCAACTTTCGATACATTCGTTGGCTGGTGGAAGAAAGTTATAAAAGCCGGAAATGTTACAGGAGGCTTTTTTACAATTTGCCCGGAATTTGGTCCCGTACCGTATATGCCAACCATGCCATTCACACAAAAACCGTTGGGCGACCAATGGGAAATTAATGTAAGAATGAAAGATTACTTACAACATGAATTTGACTCTCGTTACTAGTAAGTTACTTGAAGAACACAATAGAAAAGAATTACCTGAGTCAATGTTGGAATGAAAGAAATAGCAAATGAGTAAATTTGTAAATAGACTTTTGGTATCGATTGGGTTGGTTGTTTTGTTTTTTGCTTGCCAGAATCAAGCAAATGATGACAAGGATTTTACGCAATTTGTCAATCCATTCATTGGCACAGAAGGAACGGGTCATACCTTTCCCGGTCCGTGTTTGCCGTTTGGGATGGTTCAACCGGGCCCGGATAATAGAGATCAAGGTTGGGACTACACAAGTGGATATCAATATCGGGATTCAACCATTATTGGATTTTCTCAGACACGTGCCAATGGCACTGGCATCAGTGAGTTTGGTGATGTGCTCTTGCAGCCAGTTACAGATTCCCGGACAGAGAAATTTGGTGAGGGATATCACAAACAGACAGAACGTGCAACGCCCGGTTATTATTCTGTTGCGCTCCGTAATCAAGTCAAGGTCGAGTTATCTGCCAGCGAGCGAGTTGCCTTTCATAAATACACGTACCCCAACAATAAGGCAAAGCTTTTGGTCGATCTACAACACGGTCTTCGATTTCTTACCGACTCGTTGGTGTTAGAGAGTGACGTAAGATTGAGCAATCAAAATAGTATTTCGGGTTTTTGCCACACCAAAAATTGGGTGGATCGAAAGTATTTCTTTTTTATCCAGTTCGATCAACCCTTTGTCACTAGTTCCGAATTGGTTAAGAAACCTAAGGAGAAAGCACCAAAGTACATTTTAGAATTCGAACTAAAGGACAAAGTGCTTAAAACAAAAGTTGCTTTGTCGACCGTAAGTGTAGAGGGTGCAATAGCAAATCTAAAGACTGAAATTCCAGAATGGGATTTTGACGGGACTGTAACCCAAGCAAAGCAGAAATGGAATGAATATTTATCTCGTATTGAAATAGATGCAGATCAAAAACAAAAAGAGATTTTCTATAGCTCTATGTATCGCTTATTTATTCAGCCTTCCAACATTGCGGATGTGGATGGAAAGTACAGGGGCGCAGACGATGTAGTCCGTCAAGCGGAAAACAATGAGTACTATTCTACACTCTCCTTGTGGGATACTTACCGCGCGGCTCACCCACTCTATACGCTGATCGCTCCTGAGAAAGTCAACGGGTTTGTGCAATCGATGATCGCTCATTCCAAGGCTGCCGGTTTCTTACCGATCTGGACAGCATGGGGCCAAGACAATTATTGTATGATCGGCAATCATTCCATTCCGGTGATAGTCGATGCCTATAAAAAGGGATTTATGGGTTTCGATGCAAATGATGCGCTGAAAGAGATGGTTAAAAGCACTACAGAGAAACACATCAACAGCAATTGGCCTTTGTTGAACAAGTATGGCTATTATCCTTTTGATAGTTTGGACAACGAAGCTGTTTCAAGAACACTAGAACATGGAGTAGATGATTATTTTGTTGCCACCATGGCCGAACAGTTGGGTAGACGAGATATTGCGACACAATATTTTAAGCGTGCTTCTTTTTACAAAAACCTATACGACAGCACAACCCGGCAAATGCGGGGGAAGAATAGCTTGGCTAAATGGCGAACCCCATTCAATCCGCTGATGGCAACATCGCCCATGAACAACCCGGGCGATTACACAGAAGCAAATGCATGGCAATATTTTTGGACACCTGCCCAATATGATGCGGAGGGGCTTATGCGTTTGTTAGGTGGCAAAAGAAATTTTACTGCACAATTGGATAGTTTTTTTACCATTCGCGCACTCAACCCAAATAAACACCTAGGACAAGAAGCAATGATTGGGCAATATGCGCATGGCAATGAACCAAGTCATCATATTGCCTACCTATATGCCTATTCAGAGAAGCCCCAAAGAGGCAGAGAATTGATCACGCAAATTTGCAATCAATTTTATGACAACACACCCACAGGAATGATAGGCAATGATGACTGCGGCCAAATGAGTGCGTGGTACATTTTTTCAACGCTAGGTTTTTATCCGGTTAACCCGGGAAATGGCACTTTTGTGTTTGGAGTTCCTCAGGCAAAAAAGATAGTTGTTAAACTAGCTAAGAGCAAAGAGTTAATTATCAGTTTAACTTCGAACAAACAGAACGTTTCGGTTTTTGAAGTACAGTTAAATGGTAAGAAAACTTTAGATCATTCTGTAGCCTATTCGACTCTTACCAAAGGCGGAAAACTTGAGTTTATCAGCGAAAATTGATAGTATTATGACCGCGTAACAAGTGCAAGAAAGTTAACTCAAACAGATGAAACCGATATTCATAATCACTCTATTTGTATGTTGTCATCTCGTGTCGATTTCACAAGTGCCCAAGGTTTCTTCAGGAACCATCAAACACTACGAAAAGTTTGAATCAAAATATGTGGTTCCTCGTAATGTGGACGTCTGGCTTCCGGATGGTTATGACTCCAAAAAGAAGTATGCGGTGTTGTATATGCACGATGGGAAGGGTCTTTATGATTCCGCTATCATGTGGAACAAGCAGGAGTGGGGAGTAGATGAGGTATTGGGTAGATTGTTAAAAGAAGGGAAAGTAAAGAACTGTATCGTAGTAGGTGCCTGGAATTCTGAAGGCACGCGCCACCCCGAGTATTTTCCGCAAAAGCCATATGAGAGTTTATCTCGAGTAGAAAGGGATACAATTACAGCACAGCTGCAAAAAATGGGAAGGACAAAGGAGATGTTTAAGCCAATATCAGATAATTACTTGAAGTTTTTAGTGGAGGAGTTAAAGCCTTTTATCGATAAAAACTTTTCAACGAAGACAGACGCGAAAAATACTTTCGTGGCTGGCTCAAGTATGGGTGGACTGATTTCGATGTACGCCATATGCGAGTACCCCAATGTGTTTGGTGGAGCGGCTTGCTTAAGCACCCATTGGCCAGGCACTTTTAAAGTCGAGGGAAATCCAATTCCAGAGGCCTTCTTCAATTACCTAGCCAAAAATCTGCCAAATCCTAAGTCGCACAAGTTATACTTCGATTACGGTGATCAAACGTTGGATGCTCTTTATCCACCCCTGCAAAAGAAGGCAGATGAAGTAATAAAAGCGAAAGGCTACACCGCTAAGAATTGGTTGACGAAATATTTTCCCGGAGAGAACCATTCTGAAAAGGCATGGAATAAGCGCCTGGATATTCCCCTATTGTTTTTACTAAAAAAGTAAGCTATGAGAGCAAATGCACGCTTTTTGTTTCTATTATTTTTTTTGAACTCGTTTAACTCGAGTGCGCAATCAAGCACTCCATTTAATGAACCACCGGCATGGTCGAAAGAGGTTATCTGGTACCAGATCTTTGTGGAGCGATTTAACAATGGAGACAAAACCAATGACCCAACACCAACCGATATTGACATTGCACCGTTGAATTTGCATGCACCTAAAGGCTGGTCCGTTACACCCTGGACAAACAATTGGTTTGATCAGGAAAGTTGGGCAAAACTACCGGGCAAGTCTTTTGGAGAGATGCTGCAATACAGAAGATATGGCGGGGATTTGCAAGGCGTCATCAATAAGCTAGACTATTTGCAAGAGCTGGGTGTTACAGCATTATTCATCAACCCCATCAACGATGCGCCCTCTTTACACAAATATGATGCACGAAACTATCATCATGTGGATGTAAATTTTGGACCTGATCCCGTAGGCGACAACAAAATTATTGCAAGCGAAAATCCGGCAGACCCAACTACCTGGAAATGGACGAGTGCTGATAAATTATTTCTAAAATTGGTAGCGGAAGTTCATAAGCGAAAGATGAAGATCATTATGGATTATTCCTGGAACCATGTAGGTACCACATTCTGGGCATGGCTGGATGTATTAAAAAACCAACAGGCTTCCCCTTACAAAGATTGGTTCGATCTTAAATCATTCGATAATCCGGCTACTTCTGAGAACGAATTCTCTTATAATGGATGGTTAAATATTCCTTCATTGCCCGAGTTAAAGAAAGTGAATGTTACTACCTTCAAGCAGGCGGGGCATCCGTACGAAGGAAACATCAATGAGGGAGCGAAGGCACACATCTTTGCGGTTACCAAACGTTGGCTCGCGCCAGATGGATATGCATCACAAGGAATTGATGGCTACCGGTTGGATGTAGCAGACCAAATAGGCTTAGGCTTTTGGAGAGACTTTAGGAAACAGGTACGTACCATTCAGCCCAACGCGTATTTGATTGGAGAAATTTGGTGGGAAGCTTGGCCTGATCGATTGATGAATCCAGTGCCCTATACTAAAGGTGATGTGTTCGATGCAGTGATGTTTTACCAAGCCTATCGACCCGCTCGGTATTTCTTCGCCAAAAACGACAACGCGATTGACGCGCAGACGCTAAAAGATAGTTTAGAGTTTCAATGGAACAGATTAAATAAATCAAATCGGTATGCGATGATGAACGTGGCCTCCAGTCATGATGCCCCCAGATTGCTAACTGATTTTTATAACCCAAACAAATACAAGTTCAGTGCTTCCCCCAGTGATAATCCTCTTTATAAAACCGGCAAACCTGATGATGAAACGTATAAACGGCTTCGTCTGTATCTGGTACATGCATATACTTCAATAGGCGCACCGCATATCTGGAACGGAGAAGAAATGGGCATGTGGGGGGCGGATGACCCCTACCCAAGAAAACCGTTGATGTGGAAAGAATTTACTTTTCAAGCGGAGCCAAGAAACAACTTTCAACCAGGACCAACTGAGTATGACCCGATCGCTTTTAATCAAGTGCATTTTGATTTTTACAA
This genomic window contains:
- a CDS encoding glycoside hydrolase family 127 protein, whose amino-acid sequence is MAKAFNLLTFVFLGTILVTSCSEQRSGQLQETEQHQGLSEKLQLLRLSEIKPSGWLKQQMDGDLDGFTGHLDSIVPDLILKDDIYGKDRLSKKVKTKDVGAITDDGQWQVQFLWWNSETQSNWWDGYLRHAILTGNAYHLARAEKYVNRILQTQDEDGYLGIYDQELRYKFDNENGELWSKTTLLRGLLGWYEYTKNEKVLAAIERAAKNIVNNYPINASHPFYSTNPDASGLTHGLMITDVFERVYQLTKKSEYKTYCVFLYKDFSANKLNEDAQIPKLMDSAYKLRGHGAHTYEHLRALSAAAYSSEDPELMKALDNFLKKIAGTTAPSGGPIGDEWISQREADATTTGYEFCSTHELMHSYISLLGKTGAMEYAEKVERVFFNAAQGARHPQYSAIAYLKTDNSFSMNGKRNDDTTQPKQTRYKYSPAHQDAAVCCVPNAGRIGPYYVQSMWMKDSEGLVATLLGPSEVSTEINGENVLIKEITEYPYGNSIRFVVEKNGKKTLTLKIRKPSWADEIKSSVDYKKEGDLLVFRSEKELTDFELTFKTSVKEHLFKKKEVYFTYGSLVYALPISSQETISKNFPISGFHDYQYSPSPLGFARYLLPAASNLVGDDSKITGVFLNERTRKQENRELVPMGKSILRQVTFQRE
- a CDS encoding cyclomaltodextrinase C-terminal domain-containing protein, with amino-acid sequence MKLNTVQVLVRSTDPTFSKQTFTVNYRLDTYLYNDLNFMNRCNATLYAEYPKLTIFGELWVHGVPSQSYAEQTSKFTTAIDVLSSNSFDLSTKTKIPTKTMWVLELKK
- a CDS encoding phytanoyl-CoA dioxygenase family protein; the protein is MQPSVSILKFLDEPYTLTAEQVSFYQKNRYIKLKHVLNQETLDFFNNAITIRVNQMKTIDTPLEQRSTYGKAFLQLFNLWCEDEVVKKLIFSKRLGKIASDLMQTDGVRIYHDQALFKEGGGGITPWHADQYYWPSQTDKTVTAWMPLQATPLELGPLEFSAASHQIVEGRELEIGDESEAVIQQKLRVTDFKHVIEPFDAGEISFHSGWVFHRAGANVTNQMRKVMTIIFMDKDMKLKAPENKNQINDWNTWCPGATVGEVINSPINPIIYQR
- a CDS encoding sugar phosphate isomerase/epimerase; amino-acid sequence: MEIKFVCPYWGQEGTSPSDFFRCILQEGYDGVEINMPNSSDFTKEFQIELEYARKMDKNFVFIAQQVLPLRQESVEEYATRLKKRLDTIVALKPNFINSHTGKDYFSFDDNCRIIEMVENIAQQSGIQILHETHRGRFTYHAASLLPYLERFPQLKLTADFSHWCTVSESLLNDQNEIVDKVIPFVYHLHARVGYEHSPQVNDPFAPEWKSTFDTFVGWWKKVIKAGNVTGGFFTICPEFGPVPYMPTMPFTQKPLGDQWEINVRMKDYLQHEFDSRY
- a CDS encoding GH92 family glycosyl hydrolase — protein: MSKFVNRLLVSIGLVVLFFACQNQANDDKDFTQFVNPFIGTEGTGHTFPGPCLPFGMVQPGPDNRDQGWDYTSGYQYRDSTIIGFSQTRANGTGISEFGDVLLQPVTDSRTEKFGEGYHKQTERATPGYYSVALRNQVKVELSASERVAFHKYTYPNNKAKLLVDLQHGLRFLTDSLVLESDVRLSNQNSISGFCHTKNWVDRKYFFFIQFDQPFVTSSELVKKPKEKAPKYILEFELKDKVLKTKVALSTVSVEGAIANLKTEIPEWDFDGTVTQAKQKWNEYLSRIEIDADQKQKEIFYSSMYRLFIQPSNIADVDGKYRGADDVVRQAENNEYYSTLSLWDTYRAAHPLYTLIAPEKVNGFVQSMIAHSKAAGFLPIWTAWGQDNYCMIGNHSIPVIVDAYKKGFMGFDANDALKEMVKSTTEKHINSNWPLLNKYGYYPFDSLDNEAVSRTLEHGVDDYFVATMAEQLGRRDIATQYFKRASFYKNLYDSTTRQMRGKNSLAKWRTPFNPLMATSPMNNPGDYTEANAWQYFWTPAQYDAEGLMRLLGGKRNFTAQLDSFFTIRALNPNKHLGQEAMIGQYAHGNEPSHHIAYLYAYSEKPQRGRELITQICNQFYDNTPTGMIGNDDCGQMSAWYIFSTLGFYPVNPGNGTFVFGVPQAKKIVVKLAKSKELIISLTSNKQNVSVFEVQLNGKKTLDHSVAYSTLTKGGKLEFISEN
- a CDS encoding alpha/beta hydrolase translates to MKPIFIITLFVCCHLVSISQVPKVSSGTIKHYEKFESKYVVPRNVDVWLPDGYDSKKKYAVLYMHDGKGLYDSAIMWNKQEWGVDEVLGRLLKEGKVKNCIVVGAWNSEGTRHPEYFPQKPYESLSRVERDTITAQLQKMGRTKEMFKPISDNYLKFLVEELKPFIDKNFSTKTDAKNTFVAGSSMGGLISMYAICEYPNVFGGAACLSTHWPGTFKVEGNPIPEAFFNYLAKNLPNPKSHKLYFDYGDQTLDALYPPLQKKADEVIKAKGYTAKNWLTKYFPGENHSEKAWNKRLDIPLLFLLKK